CGGGTCGAAGCGGCGGTTGAAGCCGACCATCAGCGTGGCGTTGGCCTTCTCGACCACGGCCAGGCACTGTTCGACGCGCTTGACGTCGAGGTCGATCGGCTTCTCGCAGAAGATCGCCTTGCCGGCCCTGGCGAAGCGCTCGATGAGATCGGCATGGGTGTCGGTCGGGGTGCAGATGATGACGGCGTCGATGTCCTTGGCCTTTTCGATCGCGTCGATCGTGCGCACCTCGGCGCCGTAGGCGGAGGCCAGATCCGTCGCCGCTTTCTCGAAGGCATCGGCCACGGCGACGAGCTTGGCCTGCGGATTGGAACCAACGGCGCGGGCATGCACCTTGCCGATGCGGCCGGCGCCGAGAAGAGCGAAGCGGAGAGTCATGGAATGTCCTTTGAGGTGGTTCAGAAAGCTGTCCGCGCCTTGCCGGCGCGGATGATTGGTTATCCCGTCGTGACGCCTCGTCAGGCGGCCTGGAGCTCGGCCTGTCCGGTCTTGGCGCCGGTGATGTAGGCGACGATATCGTTGCCGTCGGTGTCCTGCTTGCGCAGATTGGCGACGATCTTGCCGCGCCGGAAGACGACGATGCGGTCGACCAGGTCGAACACCTGGCGCATGTTGTGGCTGATCAGGATCAGCGGCTCGCCATTTTCCTTCAGCGTGCGGATGATGTTTTCGACCTGCGCCGTCTCCTGCACGCCGAGCGCCGCGGTCGGCTCGTCCATGATGATGAGCTTCGAGGCGAAGGTCGCGGTGCGGGCGATCGCCACGCACTGGCGCTGGCCGCCCGACATGTGGCGGATGGTGCTGGAGAGGTTGGGTATCTTCACCGCCGTGCGGATCAGCGCCGCCTCGGTCGCCTTGCGCATGGCCTTGCGGTCGAGGATCGAGAAGGGACCGAGGTTGAACAGCACCTTCTCGCGGCCGAGGAAGAGGTTCGACGGCACGTCGAGGTCGTCGGCCAGAGCCAGGTTCTGGAACACCGTCTCGATGCCCGCCTCGCGCGCCTCGATCGGCCCGGCGAAGTTCACTTCCTTGCCGTCGAACCAGATCTTGCCGTCGGTGCGCTGCTCGACGCCGGTGATCTGGCGCACGAAGGTCGACTTGCCGGCGCCGTTGTCGCCCATGATGGCGACATGCTCGCCCTTGCGCAGCTCGAAATTCGCCTCCTGCAGCGCATGCACGCCGCCATAATGCTTGGTCAGGTTTTCGGTCTTCAGAACGATGTCGGACATGGTCAAGCTCCTATCGCCCGGCGGCGCTGGCGCCATTGATCGAGAACGACTGCGCCGACGATGATCACGCCCTTGACCATCTCCTGGTAGTAGGCGTCGAGGCGCAGGAAGGTGAAGCCGGAGATGATGACGCCGAAGATCAGCGATCCGATCACCGTGCCGATGATAGACCCGCGTCCGCCCGAGAGCGAGACGCCGCCGATGACCGCCATGGCGATGGCGTCGAGCTCGTACATCACGCCCATGCCGGCCTGGGCGGTGAGGTTCTTGGAGGAGAGCACCACCGCGGCGATCGAGGCGAGGATGCCGGCAATGACATAGACCAGCACCTTGTGGTTGGCGATCTTGATGCCGGACATGCGCGCGGCGTCCTCGTTTGAGCCGATGGCGTAGCAGTGCTTGCCGTATCTGGTGTAGCTCAGGATAAGCTGGAACAGGATCGCCAGCGAAATGAAGATTATGACCGGCATCAGTCCCTTGCCTATTGCCGCGAAGCTGTCGGTCGGGAACGAGATCGGCTGGCCCTTCGACCACCATTTGGCGATGCCACGCGCCGTGACCATCATGCCGAGCGTGGCGATGAAGGGCGGAATGCGGGTGAAGGCGATCAATGATCCGTTGATGAGACCGGCCAAAAGCCCGCAGCCGACGGCGACCAATAGCGGCACGATGACGGGCAGGTCGGTCCAGCCATAGGCGATGAACATCGCCTTGGGGTTGGGATTGCCGTTGACGGTCGCAACCTGCGCGAAGCTCATGGCGATCATGGCGGTGGCGCCGACGATCGAGCCCGAGGACAGGTCGATGCCGCCACAGATGATGACCTGGGTGACGCCGATGGCGATGATGCCGACGATCGACACCTGCAGGATGATGATCTGCAGGCGCTGCTCGTTGAAGATGCCGGCGACATTCTCGCGGGTGTTGAACAGGAAGCTGTCGCCGAGGAAGACGCGGCCGATCAGCTCGAACGCGCCGACCAGGATGACGAGCGCCAGGAACACGTTGAACTCGGCAGGCCAGGGGCGCTTCTTGGCGTCGTAACTCAAGCCGCCAATGCCATGCGATGTCTGTGACACGTCTTCTTCCTCCGAATGACCGCGCCCGTCCTCCCGCCCGGTGGGGCGGGAGAAGGAAGGGAGCGGCGCAGTCTTGCGCCGCTCCGTATGGAAGCGCCTATCTCAGTTCTTCTTCAGGAACTTGTCGATGTTGGCCGGTGTGACGAGCTGGAAGGGAATGTAGACCTTGTGCTCCACCTTCTCGCCCTTGGAGAGCTTCAGCGCCGCATCGAGCGCGCCGGCGCCCTGGCCGGCCGCGTCCTGGAAGACCGTCACGTCGAGATCGCCCGCCTGCATCGCGGCCAGCGCGTCCTGGGTGGCGTCGACGCCGCCGACCACGACCGACTTCATGTCGATGTTGGCGGCCTTCATCGCCTGGATGGCGCCGATGGCGCTTTCGTCGTTGTTGGCGATGACGCCGTCGAACGCCTTGCCGGACGACAGCCAGTTGGTCATCAGATTCTGCGCTTCGTCGCGCTTCCAGTTCGAGGTCTGCTTGTCGATGATCTTGATGAAGCTGCAGTC
The window above is part of the Mesorhizobium sp. WSM4904 genome. Proteins encoded here:
- a CDS encoding ATP-binding cassette domain-containing protein, which translates into the protein MSDIVLKTENLTKHYGGVHALQEANFELRKGEHVAIMGDNGAGKSTFVRQITGVEQRTDGKIWFDGKEVNFAGPIEAREAGIETVFQNLALADDLDVPSNLFLGREKVLFNLGPFSILDRKAMRKATEAALIRTAVKIPNLSSTIRHMSGGQRQCVAIARTATFASKLIIMDEPTAALGVQETAQVENIIRTLKENGEPLILISHNMRQVFDLVDRIVVFRRGKIVANLRKQDTDGNDIVAYITGAKTGQAELQAA
- a CDS encoding ABC transporter permease; the protein is MSQTSHGIGGLSYDAKKRPWPAEFNVFLALVILVGAFELIGRVFLGDSFLFNTRENVAGIFNEQRLQIIILQVSIVGIIAIGVTQVIICGGIDLSSGSIVGATAMIAMSFAQVATVNGNPNPKAMFIAYGWTDLPVIVPLLVAVGCGLLAGLINGSLIAFTRIPPFIATLGMMVTARGIAKWWSKGQPISFPTDSFAAIGKGLMPVIIFISLAILFQLILSYTRYGKHCYAIGSNEDAARMSGIKIANHKVLVYVIAGILASIAAVVLSSKNLTAQAGMGVMYELDAIAMAVIGGVSLSGGRGSIIGTVIGSLIFGVIISGFTFLRLDAYYQEMVKGVIIVGAVVLDQWRQRRRAIGA